One Thermorudis peleae genomic window, ACAGGATCAACCGGTGGGGTGCCATAGGTGTGGAACGTTGAGACGGTGGCAAGTCCCCACGCTTGGCCACGTTTCCGCTCAGCCTCGCTCCACACTACCGTCGTCCAGTCCGGCGCGAGGACAAGCCGGGCGCCCGGGCAGCCGATTTCAACCCGGTGTCCACCTGGCTCGATAAGATAGAGGAACACGGTCTGCTGGATCGCGTGCTTGTGCGGGCCGTACTCGATGCGCACCCCTTGGTCAATAGCAATGTCGGCAGCCCGCAGTACTTCTTCGCGCGTGTCCACGGCGTAGCAGACGTGATGAAAGCGCCCTCGCGCACCCGTCTGATCTTCGGTGATTGCGACCTCGTAGCCTTTATTGTTCGCTGTTAGCCAGGCTCCTTTCTCGCTGCCGTCGTCGAAGATGATTGCCTCAGTGAAGCGTAGTCCTAGCACACGTTGTAGGTCGAGTCGTGTCGACCGCACGTCGGCAGCGAAGAGATTGATATGGTCGAGCCGTCGGGCATTGCAGCCACGCGCTGGAAACCGTGATGCTTGGTTCTTCAGAGCGGGTCGCTGGGTCGGTGGCGCCTGATACCATTCAACTTCCCATAAGAGCTCGACGATATGCCCATCACTTGTCCGGAAGCGATAGGCAGGTCCGTGTCCTTCATCGCCGTCGATCCAGCCAATGCCCAATCCAGCTTGTTCAGCTAATGCAACGCAACGTGCCAGTGCCTCGGGTGATGTCGTGCGATAGGCAAAGTGTTCCATCGCGGCCGTCGGCCCAGCCGTCAGTTTCAGGGTGTGGTGAGCGTAATCGTCCCAGCCTCGCAGATAGACTGAATGTCCCCGTTCTCCACTGATCGAGAGCCCTACGTAGTCAGTAAAGAACCGAACGCTACCATCAAGATCTGGCGTCAACAGCTCGACATGGGCCAGATGTGCGACATCGAATCGCGGCTCGTCAAGCCAGAATCGTACGTCGTCCATCAGTCTCCCTCCTACCTTGCCTCGGCGCGCTCACAGGGTCATCCCTGCGCAGCTCGTTGCCCTTCAACGACGGCACGTAGGCCATGTAAGTCGTAGGACAGTGCTCCGCGCCGGAGTTCTTCACGCATCCGGTGCTCACGCGCTGCCCGGGCGCGAGCAGCAGTCAGCACATCAGGTACCCGTGCCCGGGCTACGGTGACAGCCCCGTCATCGTCAAGGACAACGAGATCTCCCGGCTCGATCCTCGCCCCGCCAATTACTACGGGAGCATTCAGCGCGCCGACTTTTTCTTTCGTCGCCCCCCGCACGCGGATGAAGCGCGCCCAGACGGGTAACTTCATGGCACGCAGCTGGTCAACATCGCGCACAGCGGCATCGACGAGTAACCCAGCGGCACCCCGCACCTGGGCCTGAAGCGCCAGCAGTTCTCCGACCAGCGCCACCGGTTCCGGCTCAGGCATCGTGATGACGAGCACAACACCGGGACGCACCTGCTCCATTGCGGCATGCACCATGAGGTTATCTCCTTGGCCGCAGAGCACAGTCAGGGCCGGGCCACAGACCTGCGCGCCAGGCAGAATTGGCGTCAGTGGCACATCAATCAATCCTTGCCGGCCTGAAGCCTCATAGACTGTCGCAACTCCAAGCTCAGCGAGTTCAGCACACCACGAGCCAAGTTGGTCCTCAGGTATCTCCGTCGTCATCTGGATACCTCTCCCTCATCGTGGCTCGGTAGCCAGCGAACGACGGCTGGTGTGATGCGCTGGAATGCTTCGGCATACCGAACCGTTGCATCCCCCGAGATCCGTCGGGCATGGTTACCGCGGCGTTCTGCTAGCTCAGTGTAGTAGTGCTGGAGGTATTGCTGTGAGCCAATCTGCTGCATCGCCATGATTTTTTGTTCATAGACTGGCGTAATATCAAGGAAGACGTTCGGCGTGAAGCCACAGAGTTCAGGCTGGTGCGGCTCGAAGCAGTAGACAACTGGGGGCTTCACCGTCTCAAATGCACTGGCGACACCAGCGCCCGACGCAAGGAGTCGTGCTCGCATCACTGCATCGTGTGTGACTGGGTGATCGGGGTTGAAGGGATCGTGTGGTGTGTGGGTGATAATGATATCGGGCCCGACATCGCGAATGAAGGCAGCCAGCCGCTCCAGAGCAGCCCGGTCAATTTCCAGGGGATAGTCGCCCAAGTCGAAGCAAACGAACTGTGCCCCCAGGATCTGCGCAGCACGTTCAGCTTGTTCGTGGCGAATCTGCTTGACCCGTTCAACAGTCTGCCCTGGCTCCTTCCAGAGTTCGCCAGATTCCCCCCGTTCACCATAGGACAGTGCGAGGACCGTTGCCTGTGCTCCTTGGGCAGTCGCTAGAGCAATGGCTCCAGCAGCTCGCCAGACAAAGTCGGCCGCGTGTGCTCCCACGACGAGCAGCCGTTTGGTCACCTACTGCTCCTCTCCGAACGCGAGACGTCGAGTGTTGCGCACCGCCATCGTCCACACGGCGTCCTCGCTGAACCCTTCTGCCAGCAGCCGGTCGACGAAGAGCGCGAGGCCGTCCTCCACCGGCGGATTCGCCGGTTGGCCAAGGTCAGTACTTAGAACAACATGCTCCGGGCCCACCGCCTGGATATGGGCAATAGAGGTTTCCCAGGCCACTTTCCCACTGAGGATGGGGGCAAGACAATGCTCAATCCAGGCGCCAGCTTCGGCCAAGGCCACCTGGTCTGCACTGCTCAGCGCCTGGGTCGGGTAGTCGGGA contains:
- a CDS encoding VOC family protein gives rise to the protein MDDVRFWLDEPRFDVAHLAHVELLTPDLDGSVRFFTDYVGLSISGERGHSVYLRGWDDYAHHTLKLTAGPTAAMEHFAYRTTSPEALARCVALAEQAGLGIGWIDGDEGHGPAYRFRTSDGHIVELLWEVEWYQAPPTQRPALKNQASRFPARGCNARRLDHINLFAADVRSTRLDLQRVLGLRFTEAIIFDDGSEKGAWLTANNKGYEVAITEDQTGARGRFHHVCYAVDTREEVLRAADIAIDQGVRIEYGPHKHAIQQTVFLYLIEPGGHRVEIGCPGARLVLAPDWTTVVWSEAERKRGQAWGLATVSTFHTYGTPPVDPVAAGR
- a CDS encoding 4-carboxy-4-hydroxy-2-oxoadipate aldolase/oxaloacetate decarboxylase; this encodes MTTEIPEDQLGSWCAELAELGVATVYEASGRQGLIDVPLTPILPGAQVCGPALTVLCGQGDNLMVHAAMEQVRPGVVLVITMPEPEPVALVGELLALQAQVRGAAGLLVDAAVRDVDQLRAMKLPVWARFIRVRGATKEKVGALNAPVVIGGARIEPGDLVVLDDDGAVTVARARVPDVLTAARARAAREHRMREELRRGALSYDLHGLRAVVEGQRAAQG
- a CDS encoding PIG-L deacetylase family protein, which produces MTKRLLVVGAHAADFVWRAAGAIALATAQGAQATVLALSYGERGESGELWKEPGQTVERVKQIRHEQAERAAQILGAQFVCFDLGDYPLEIDRAALERLAAFIRDVGPDIIITHTPHDPFNPDHPVTHDAVMRARLLASGAGVASAFETVKPPVVYCFEPHQPELCGFTPNVFLDITPVYEQKIMAMQQIGSQQYLQHYYTELAERRGNHARRISGDATVRYAEAFQRITPAVVRWLPSHDEGEVSR